GAGTGTACAACCGCAGCTTTCATCGTCTGGCGCATGGCTGCCGTCCTTTCCTTGCACACCACTGCGTGTAGCATACGTGCCGGGACGGCGCATCTCGTGAAGAAAGGACAACTGATCGTAGAGGTATCTTAACGTCGGGGAACAGGCGGACACGAAGGAAGTTGGACGTTTGGTTCTATGCTCTTGTTCTTTTGCTCAGTTCTTGGTTAGCTCTGGACGAACACGCTCCACCCAGGTGCGGACGACGTTCCAGTTGCGGAAGTCGCCGCTCGGCAGACGCTCGCGCAGCCAGAAGAGCACGCGGTCCAGCAGCGGCAAGTTGTGGTAATCCAGCTTTCCGGCGAAGAGTCCGATGTCCACCGGCTCGATCGTCGGCGCGGCCTCTCGAACCATCGCGAGGTACTCCAGCACCCGCTGGCGATGTTCGGGAGTGTCTTCGCGCATCGTCATCGAAACCACGAAATAGGCCACCGGCATCTGGCGCAGCGTCGCCTCGTAATGCTGGACAAAATAGATCGCCTCCGGTAGCCACTGTCCGTTGTAGATCGGGCTGCCGACGATCACGGCCTGATAGCCGCTCAGATCGTTCACATCCAGCACCAGGCGCACGTCGACCTCCGCCCCGGCCTCGCGCAGCGCCGCGCCGATCGTCTCGGCGATGGCCTGCGTCGCGCCGAACTGGCTGGCGTATGATACCAACACTCGCGCGCCCATCGTATCCCGTCGCTCCCGCCCGGTCGCGTATAGACGATTGGCGGGATCGACACCGGCTCGTCCCGCCAATCGCCAGGCCTTGACGCCTGATATACCCTACAGGTCATGCCACCAAGATATGTACCACGTTCCTCCGCGCTCACCGCTCCGCCGCCTGCTGCACCGTGATGTTGCCTAAGCCGCCTTGAATCCTGAGATCGACGCGACTCGTGGCCGTGGCATAGTCGGGCGACGTGTAGGTCTTATCCTGCTGGCTATAGCTGTCGGGCACCGTCACATGGCCCAGGCCGGTCTGCACATCGATCTTGGCGGCCATGCCATTAGGCACGACGACCACCGCGTCGCCGACGCCGCCCTCGATGCGGGCGCGCACCGTGCCGCTCTCCGGCAGGGTCACGGTGGTCTGACCAACGCCGGTATTGATCGTCAGGTCCGTCACCTGGAGCTGGCTCAGGTTGAGCAGCGCCGTGCCGACGCCGCTGTTGATCCTGAGCTGCAACGGCAGATCGGGGCTGAGCTTAATGTCCCAGACACGATCGCCCTGCCAGCTGCGCCAGAAGCCCCTGGTCTGCGTGGACTGGCTGCGCAGCGTGACATAGGCCGTGCCGCTCCGATCCGACACGTCGCTGATCACGCGCTCATTGCTGGGCAGCGTAAACGCGCCTTCGATCAGATTGGCCGATTCGGGCAGCGCGTTCACGCGCAGCGTGCCCACGCCAAACTCAACGTTGATATTCGCCTGTCGGGCTTCGCCGATCGGCTGGCTAAAGGTCGTGCCCGCCGGAATAGCCTGGCCGACCGACCACGTGCCGTAGATCAGCGTGGCACCTACCAGCACCGCCAGCAGCACCAGAATGAACAGCGCGCTGAGCGCCTGCCCGATGCGCCGCCCGACGAGCAGATCCAGGCCGATCGCGATCAGCACCACCGGCCAGAAGCGCCACAGCATATCCCAGACGCTCCAGGCCAGAATGCCCATGTTGTTCAGCAGAAACACAACGCCGACGGCGACAAGGAGCGCGGGACCGACCAGCCCGCCGTGACGGGCTGGCCTGGCTTGCTCTTGCATCACGCTCATGACTCTACTCCTTTCATCCGCCGCCACATCAGGGCCATGCCGCCGACGATCAGCAGCAGCGGCCACAGCATCCCGCTATCCACCCAGCGGAACCCCGGCAGGTCAAGGTTTTCTACGAGGAAGAACGCGCCGAAGAACAGCAGCGCCCAGCCGATTAACATCCCCGCCTGTGGGTTAGCGCCGCTGAACGCGCTGCGCGCCTCGCTGCCCAGGTTGCGCGCGTGGCCCGCGATCTCGCTCGCGCCGGAGCGGACCGTCGTGGTGCTGGCGAGCGCTCCTTCGCCTTCCAGCGGAAGGATGATCCAGAGAATGATGTAAATCAGGACGCCCGGCCCGTTGCCGAGCGCAAGCAGCACAAAGAATAGCCGCACGATCGTCACGTCGATGCCGAGATAGTCGGCAAGACCGCCGCAGACGCCGCCGATCATCGAGTTAGTGCGGCTGCGGTAAAGTTTGGTCTTCATAGCGTTCCTCCTGCGTCTCCGAGATCGGCGCTGCTGGCGGGCTGGGTGTCGCCTCCGGCTGGCGCGGCTGGAGCGTGCGGTAGATCAGGTAGAGGCCGACGATCATCACCGCGACCGGCCAGATATAGTTGAAGGCCCAGGCGACGCTGCTCAACGTTACCGCGCCAAGCACCAGCGCGGCTGCTGCCGGAAACAGCGGCCACGTCATGTGCCCGCTGGGCGTCGGGATCAGATAGAGCAGCCCAAACGTCACCGCCAGGCCCAGGAAGAAGATACTGCCGCTGGCTTGATCGGAGAATACCCGATCGGAACCGGCGACCGCCGATAGCGTCAGCAGCACGCCGCCGGGGATCATCGCCCACCAGTAGCGGGGATGCGTCAGAAAGATCAGCACGAAGCTCAGGCCGATCATCCCCAGGAAGATCGAGCCGCCCCAGATCTCGGCCATGCGCGGGAAGATCTGATCGAGGCCGATCAGCGTGCCGATGCCCATCAGCGTGAAGCCCGGAATAGCCGCCCACCACTGGGCCTGCTCGCGTAGGAAGAGAGTCAGGAATGCCAGGCCGCCCAGGATGAACAGCAGCGACCAGATCAGATCGCTCGCCGCGCCGAAGAAGCCGAAGTTCTCAAGCAGAATCAGCAACCCGGCGACGACCAGAGCGAAGCCGATCATTCCCGATGCATTGGTGCGTTTCATGGCAACCTCCATGAGGTTCAATCGAGGATGCCAGGAACACCATCAGCCGTTGACGACGAGCGCGCATGGTTCTATCTGGTGGCTGCCCTGGCTTCTCACACTTCAAGACCATGATCGATCTTCGGCGCGGCTTTGGCGGAAAGGGTTGTCCATCCAGAGGAAAGGTTTGTTCACCAGCGCGATCCTGGATCTGAGACGGGCTGGGCCGCTGGCTTGACAGGGCATTCATCATTGTCTATATTTGTCCAGACATTTGGAGACAAACATGGCAGCGCTTGATCCGGCCAGTCCTCGTCCGCTCTATGCACAGCTTGCCGCCTACCTGCGCCAGCAGATCGAGTCAGGAGTATGGCAGCGCAACAGCCGCCTGCCGCCTGAGATCGAGCTGGCAGCGCAGTTCGAGGTCAGCCGAGGCACGGTGCGACAGGCGATGGACCTGCTCGTCAAGCAGGGCTTGCTTCAGCGCATACCGGGCAAAGGCACCTTTGTCACCCTCCCCGACACGCACGCACGCTCCCAACTGATCGGCATCGTCGTGCCGTATCTGCGCGACTCGCTCACCACCGATATGCTGCGCGGCGCCGAGAGCGTGCTCCGCCGCAGTGGCTATAGCCTGATCTTCTGCCACTCGGAGGGCGATCTTCAGCTTGAGCAGGCGCAGATCGAACAGCTCCAGCGCGAGGGCGTCGGCGGGCTGATCGTGTTTCCCGTCGCGGCGGCAGGCGAGTCGACCCTGCTGCGGCAAGCGCTGCAGCCACGGCTCCCGCTGGTGATCATCGATCGACGGCTGCCGCACCTGTCAGCGTATCACGTCCTCGCCGATAACATTGGCGGCGCATACCGCGCTGTCGAGCATCTGCTGGCGCAGGGCCACAGCCGGATCGCCTGCATCAGCCTGCCTGAGCGTCCCAGCAGCATCGAGGAGCGCATCCGGGGCTACGAGCAGGCGCTGCGCGACGCCGGGATTTTGCCGCTGGCAGCCGTCGCGCTCGCGCTCGGCAAGCACGCGGCGGGGGATAGCGTGCCGCGCTACACCGCCGAGGAGCTTGCGCCGATCGATCAACTGCTGGCCGTGCGCGAGCGTCCGACCGCGCTCTTTTGCGTCAACGATTTTATTGCGTTGGGCGTGATGCAGCACGTTCTGGCCCGTGGCCTGCGCGTGCCGCAGGATCTTGCGATCGTTGGCTTCGACGACATCGCGCTCGCGCCGTACATGCCCGTGCCGCTGACCACCGTGGCACAGCCCAAGTATGAGATCGGCGCGCGCGCGGCGCAACTGCTGCTCGATCAGATCGCCGGCGTCGCTCCCGCCGACCGCGAGATCGTGCTCCCGACCGATCTGGTCGTGCGCGCGTCAACGGGCTTGCCAGCCGCGACGACCGCCGAAGCGCCGACGGTTGTCGCGCAACCGCAACGCTGAAAGGAGGCCTGTCCACCGCGACCCACGAAGCTCGCTCGATCATTGTCAACACCCCAAGGAGGAGACTCATTATGTCAG
This sequence is a window from Herpetosiphonaceae bacterium. Protein-coding genes within it:
- a CDS encoding flavodoxin domain-containing protein; translation: MAGRAGVDPANRLYATGRERRDTMGARVLVSYASQFGATQAIAETIGAALREAGAEVDVRLVLDVNDLSGYQAVIVGSPIYNGQWLPEAIYFVQHYEATLRQMPVAYFVVSMTMREDTPEHRQRVLEYLAMVREAAPTIEPVDIGLFAGKLDYHNLPLLDRVLFWLRERLPSGDFRNWNVVRTWVERVRPELTKN
- a CDS encoding PspC domain-containing protein; amino-acid sequence: MKTKLYRSRTNSMIGGVCGGLADYLGIDVTIVRLFFVLLALGNGPGVLIYIILWIILPLEGEGALASTTTVRSGASEIAGHARNLGSEARSAFSGANPQAGMLIGWALLFFGAFFLVENLDLPGFRWVDSGMLWPLLLIVGGMALMWRRMKGVES
- a CDS encoding DUF5668 domain-containing protein, translating into MSVMQEQARPARHGGLVGPALLVAVGVVFLLNNMGILAWSVWDMLWRFWPVVLIAIGLDLLVGRRIGQALSALFILVLLAVLVGATLIYGTWSVGQAIPAGTTFSQPIGEARQANINVEFGVGTLRVNALPESANLIEGAFTLPSNERVISDVSDRSGTAYVTLRSQSTQTRGFWRSWQGDRVWDIKLSPDLPLQLRINSGVGTALLNLSQLQVTDLTINTGVGQTTVTLPESGTVRARIEGGVGDAVVVVPNGMAAKIDVQTGLGHVTVPDSYSQQDKTYTSPDYATATSRVDLRIQGGLGNITVQQAAER
- a CDS encoding GntR family transcriptional regulator yields the protein MAALDPASPRPLYAQLAAYLRQQIESGVWQRNSRLPPEIELAAQFEVSRGTVRQAMDLLVKQGLLQRIPGKGTFVTLPDTHARSQLIGIVVPYLRDSLTTDMLRGAESVLRRSGYSLIFCHSEGDLQLEQAQIEQLQREGVGGLIVFPVAAAGESTLLRQALQPRLPLVIIDRRLPHLSAYHVLADNIGGAYRAVEHLLAQGHSRIACISLPERPSSIEERIRGYEQALRDAGILPLAAVALALGKHAAGDSVPRYTAEELAPIDQLLAVRERPTALFCVNDFIALGVMQHVLARGLRVPQDLAIVGFDDIALAPYMPVPLTTVAQPKYEIGARAAQLLLDQIAGVAPADREIVLPTDLVVRASTGLPAATTAEAPTVVAQPQR